The DNA window CGGCGTTCCGTTACCGCGTCAATAATCCTTTCATCCAGGCTTTCGCCGCATTCCTGTCTCTCCGCGATCACATTTTTACGGATCTTCTGCCGGCTGATATCCACAAACGGCGCCAGATGCGCCAGTGTAAAGGATTGTCCGCCATACTGGTTGCTGGCCACCTGCGCTACGATCTGAGTGGTCACATTACACGCGGTAAAGAAGCTGTGCGGTTTTTCAATCAGCGTTTCACTGATGACCGTTCCGTTCTGCAGCATATCTTCCAGATTGATGAGATCACAATTATGCTCTCTCTGGGCAAAATAGTCAGAATCATGAAAATGGATGATTCCTTCTTCGTGAGCCTGCACGATCTCCTCCGGCAGGAGCACTCTTTTTGTCAGGTCCTTGCTCACCTCGCCGGCCATATAATCTCTCTGGGTAGAATTAATGACCGGGTTCTTATTGGAATTCTCCTGGTTCACCTCTTCATTGATATTGTCCAGAAGAGAGAGTATCCCGTTATCCGTTGTATTTGATTTCCTTTTCAGTTCTCTTTTATAACGGTAACGGACATACTTTTGGGCCACCTCGTAACCGCGCATCTCCATGATCCCGGTTTCCACCATATCCTGAATATCTTCCACGTTCACCGCGTGAGTAAAATCTTTTACCTTCCCGGCTATGTTATCTGCGATCGCTATGATCTGGTATTCATTCATCTGATGGATCTTATCCACCTCATTGTTCGCGGCCTTGATCGCGTTGATGATCTTCTCCAAATGAAAGTCTACTTCTTCTCCATTGCGCTTGATTACCTTAGTTTTTACTTGAATGTCCATTCTTACTCCCTTCTATTTTATACCAAATATTGATATTTCTTACATTCTTTTACTATATTTAGTGTCTTGTACTATCATACACTACTTGTTCCGAAAAGGGAAGAGGCAACTCCGTAATTTTTCAATCGGGGCCGGGGGATTTTTAAAAATCCCCCGGCCCCGATCGTTTTTCCGGCATTTCGCTTACATCTCCCAATATTCTTCTTATTTTTTTGTCTATTTTCCCTTTTTATATGTTGACATTTGTAATACTTATATGTAAAATGTAACTCAAACATAAGTTACAAAAGATTTATTACTGTTACATTTGTAACAGTCATGAGAGTAAAAAGGAGGAACATTATGAACACAACAGCAAGAATGAACCATATCTTTCAGCCGGATGGCAAAACCTTTATCCTGGCTATGGACCACGCAGCGAACTTCAACACTCTGCCGGCTCTGCAGAATCCTAAGAAGCTGGTCCGTGAGATCGCTTCTGCCGGCGCAGATGCGTTCCTTAGCACCGTAGGTATGGCAGAACACTTGACCGATTCTTTCCTCGGAAAAGGAATCATCGTAAGGACAGACGGCGGTGTATCCTTCCTGGGAGACCGCAGCAAAGCCATGAAAATTACTGTTACCGCCGAGGATCTGGCAAGAATGGGCGCTGACTCTGTCATCACCATGAGCTTTCCAGGCTCCAAATTCGAGAACGAATACTTAAGCAACCTGACCAAATTATGTATGGACTGTCATAAATGGGGTATCCCGGTACTGGCAGAGGCTCTTCCAAGAGGATTCGAGCCAGCGGAAGATTCCAGAACACCGGAGAATCTTACATTTGCCTGCCGTCAGAGCGTTGAGCTTGGCGCGGATTATGTAAAGACCAACTACACCGGAGACCAGGAATCCTTCAAAAACCTGGTAGAAGCGACTTACAAACCAGTTGTGATCCTTGGCGGAGCTAAGAAGGTTCCGGTAGAACAGCTTCTTCAGGAAATCAAAGACGCAATGGAAGTAGGCGGCGCTGGTGTAGCAATGGGAAGAAATATCTGGGGACATGAGAATCCGGTTGGATACACCGCGGCCATCGCGAAACTGATCCACGAAGACTGCAGCGTAGAAGCCGCCATGAAAGAAATGAATAAAACATTTGCTGTATAACAAATCAGGAGGGAATAGACGTGAGTACATTTAAAGTAGCTGTCCTTGAGGACGTAAAGAAAATCGCATTTCACGATGCAGAAAAAAGAGAACCAGGTGACAAACAAGTCCTGGTAAAGGTAGATTCCTGCGCCATTTGTACCCTGGAGCAGCGGGTATACACCGGCGTTATGAACCGGTATCCGTTTGCCGGCGGACACGAGGCCGCTGGTGTAGTTGAGTCTGTCGGCGCGAAAGTAAACGGCGTAAAAGCCGGAGACAAAGTAGCCATCCGTCTTTTAAACTCCTGCGGCGAGTGCTACTACTGCCGCAACGGCCATGAGAATCTTTGCGTGAAATCCTTCATCGCGGAGACTCAGGAATGTGCCATGGGACCTGGCGGTTTCTCTGAATACATGATGGTAAACGCAGAAGATGTTTATAAAATGGCAGACGACATCGACCTCTCTCACGCCGCTCTCTCCGAACCGCTTGCCTGCTGTGTGCACAGCATCCGCAACGGACAGGTAGAGCTTGGAGATGATGTTGTTGTCATCGGTGTAGGAATCATGGGCGCGCTGCATATCCAGCTTGCCAAATTAAAAGGCGCAAGAGTCATCGCCTGCGAACTGGACGCAAAACGTCTGGAAGTCGCTAAGAAGATGGGCGCTGATATTCTGATCAATTCCGGTGAAGTTGATCCGGTTGACGAGATAAAGAAACTGACAGACGGAAGAGGCGCGGACGCCGTATTCTGCACAGTACCCGTTGCCGCTCTGGCAAAACAGGCTGTCGACATGACAGGAAAGATCGGACGGACCGTTTTCTATACTTCCTTCCATCCAGACCTGCCGATCGAGGTAAGCCCGAACAAGATCCACTCTTCCGAGCAGATCATCACAGGTACTGTCAATCCTCAGAAGAAGGACTTCCTGATCGCGACCAGACTGCTGTCCTCCAAATTAGTGGACATGTCTGCGCTGATCTCCGATAAGCTGCCTCTGGCAGATATCGAGAAAGCTCTGGAAGAAGCTGTCCTTCCAGACACTTACAGAATCATCGTACAGCCATAACGGTCACGAACCGTCAAAGTCTCTCTCAAGCCAGTTGATAAAAGGGCTGTTCGAGAGGTATAATAGACCTATCAAGATCACGGAGGATGGGTTTATGAAAAACATAAATTTGTCAGAAGAAAAATTAGGGGAATACCAAAGAGTCGCCTACTATTACTATAAGGCAGGACTTACACAGGAGGATATCGCGAAACGTATGAACATGTCTCGTCAACGGGTGAATCGGATCGTCAGCGCCTGTGTGGATCTTGGTATTGTAAAGATTACTATTCAGGATCTGGACAAATCAAACCTCGAACTGGAGACGGAGCTTGAGCAGAAATATAATTTAACTGGAGTCAGAATCGTAAATAATATCGTTGAAGACAATCTCGTTCGAGAGTTGGGGATCGCGGCAGGCGCCTATCTGCAGAGCATCCTCAAAAAAGGAGATATCATCGGAGTAACGAGGGGGCGGACAACAGCGGCCATGGCTGACTACTGGACTCCTTCCTCCTCCCTTCCGCAAGATCTGACGGTAACACAACTGATCGGAAACGCAAAAGAATCCGACTCCCATACCGGAGTCAACAGCATCGTATACCGTCTCGCGGAGAAACTGGGGGCCAGAGAATCCCTGATGCTCGCTCCTGTCATTGTACGGAGCGAGGCGCTGAAGCAATCAATCCTCAGTGATCCGTTTTATCAGGAATCCTATTCCATCTTCAAGCGCTGCACCATCGCCGTTGTGGGAATCGGGACCGCCCAGAGCCAGTGGAAGCATATGATCTCCCTCTATGACCGGACGGATATGGAACAGTCCAAATGGACAAAAGATGTAGCAGGTGAAGTCTGCACGCACTTTTTCGATAAAAACGGGAACGAAGTGATCCCTCCTTTCGGAGATCAGATCATCGCCATCCCTCTTGAAGATTATCAAAATATTCCAACCCGGATCGGAGTCGCCGGCGGTCTTGAAAAAACCGAGGCCATCCGCGCGGCTTTAAACGGGAACTATGTCAACGTATTGATCACTGACTTCCAGACCGCAAATGAACTTATAGTATAGGGCAGACCCAGAACCTCTGCCCTCTCAAAAAGGAAAGGAGAATTATCATATTAATGTTTTCCCTTTTGCATTGGTGTGGTAGAGTGAAAGTGTATGTCAAACAACAACAGTAATCAGGGTGGATCACTGGGATTAGGCACTTGTGTCGCCATGATCGCCGGTGGTATGATCGGTAGTTCTATCTTTTCATTGTCCGGACTGACAATGACATCTGCGGGTCCTTCCGCAATCCTTACATGGGCGATCGCCGCGGTCATCATGCTCTGCTATGGGCTGATCTGTGCGGAATTGTCCACACGTTTCCCAAAATCAGGCGGTGTATTCGTATTCCCCTCCAAAGCGCTTGGCAAGACCGAGAAAGAAGGCGCTCTCTGGGGCTGGATCTCTACCTGGGGATATATCAATGCCAACATCGTAGCTATCGCGTTCGCCGCGATCTATGTTGGTACATATCTGAGCGTTGGTTTCCCAATTTTCGCAAATATGCAGATTCCGCTGGCGCTGATCGCGGTTGCGTTCATCACCATTTTGAACTGCGTGAATTTTGCGCTGGCCGGAAAAGTAAATAACCTGCTGGTATTGGCTCTTGTCATCACTATGGTGGCATACATTGCCATTTCCTTTGGATCCGGTGAGTGGGACACGAGTCTCCTGACTCCATTCTTTACCCAGGGATCCGCAGGGTCTACCGGCTTCTTGGCTATGGTTCCCACCGCTATGACAGGATATGGTTCTATCGTAGCCATGGCCTTCATGGTATCTGAAGTAAAGAATCCAAACCGGAACGTGCCAAGATCTGTTCTGATCGCCATGATCCTGGTTCTGTGCCTGTACCTTGGCATGATCCTGGCAACCGTTGGCCTGATCAGCGCGGACTTCTTGATGGAGAATCCTGGAATGCAGTTTATCCCAATGTTCGCGGCCGCATTTACCAAACTGGCAGCCATTCCGTGGGTTTCTAAGCTGATCTCTATCTCCGCTCTTCTGGCTCTGCTGACAACCATGATGACGGTAACCTCTCTTACCTCAAGAGCGATCCAGGCAGCCGCGGAGAAAGGTTCCCTTCCAAAGAAGCTGTCCGAGACCAACAAATCGGGAGTACCCTCTTACGCTACTTTCGTGGTTATGATCCCAGCGGCGATCATCTCCTGCTTCCCGCAGTTTACCTCTACCATCGTCAGCTTCGGCGCGCTGTTTGCCACTGTTACGATCACGATCAATATCATCTCTCTTCTGAAAGCCAGAAGCAAGTTTGATCTTCCGGAAGGCGCGTTCCACGCTCCCGGCGGCAATGTACTGCCAATTTTCGCTCTGCTTTTGATCGTCATCTGCTACATTCCGGATATCATCGGCGGCGGATGGATGATCTGGGCTTACTCCATCGCATGGTACATCATCGGAATCATTTACTATAAGATCCGTATGAAAAACCAAAGCGCAGAATAAAAGGTAAGAGGTGAATACAAATGAATTGGCAGATTGAAAATATGGAAAATACCTGCGTGGCTTACGGCTGCTTTGACAGCATGCATAAAGGCCACATGGCAGTCGCGGAAAAAGTAAAGGAAACAGCACAGGAAAAGGGACTTACTCCCGTCATCATCAGCTGTCCGAAACCAGGCCGTGTATTACAGACCGAGGAAGAAAAGATCTATCTCTTCCAGAAAGCCGGCATCGAGACTGTCCTCACCTTCCCGTATGAAGGCGGAGGCGACTGCACAGAAACCGAATTTGTTCAGAAGATCCTGGCCGATAAATTAGGCGCAAAAGCGCTGGTCATCGGCGAAGGCCATGCGCATCTGGGAGAAATCCAGACAGCCGCGGCGGCTGCCGGGATTGACGTTGTACTGTGCGAGACACAGGAAAAAGACGGGCATCCCATTACAGACGAAATGGTCAAAGAAGTCTTTGACGCATGCAAATTTGATGAATTTATCGAATTATGCGGACATCCTTATATCATGATCGGGGAAGTCGAGCACGGAAAGGCTCTTGGGAGAACGGTAGGCATGCCGACCGCCAATCTTTCCAGCGTAGAAGACAAGATCAAACCGCTGGACGGCGTGTACGCTACTGTTGTACACGTAGACGACGAGCTCTATAAGAGTATGACCAACATCGGAAAACGGCCGTCCGTAGACAGCTTCGACTATGTGACCATCGAAGCGTTCATCCTGGATTTCTCCAGAGACATCTACGGCAAAACGCTGGTGCTGGAAGTACATCAGTTTGTCCGCGGCGTTCAGAAATTCGCCAATCTGGAAGAAGTACAGAAACAAGTACAGAAAGATATCCAGAAAGTACGCGAAGTCTTAGAAAACGCGGTTAACGAGAACAATTAACTATCACTTCCCATACACGTTTAACGGGGCCGGGGGATTTTTAAAAATCCCCCGGCCCTAATGAGAAAGGAGACTCAAAAATGACCAGAAAAGTGATCAAAATGACAAATGCCAGAACTCTGGAGATTTTCGAGGAACCCATTCCAGAATTGGGGCCTCATGATATTCTTCTCAAAATTACGATCGCGGGAATCTGCCGCAGTGAAATGCCCACTTATCTGGGGGAAGGCGCCATGCTGATGAAAGGACCTCTCGGATTTTCCTGCATCACAGATTATGTCCCCTATCCGGCCAGCTTTGGTCATGAACCTACCGGCGTTGTAGAAAAAGTAGGTTCCCAGGTGACCCGCTTCGCTCCGGGAGACCGGGTATCAGGAGCGGGAGGCGGCGCATTCGCCTCTCACATCATCTCCAGTGAGTTCGCCCCACTGATCAAACTGCCTGAAAGCGTGTCCGAATATGACTGTCTGGCAGAGCCTGTCATGTGCTGCTGCAACATCGTCCGGGACATTACTCCGCCGGAAGGGGGATTCATTGCCCTTGTGGGCTGCGGCTATATGGGCCAGGTATGCTTAAGCCTGCTCCATGCTCACGGCGTGGAGAACATCGCCGTCTTCGATCCTCTTCCCGCCCGCCGGGAAAAAGCGCTCTTACTTGGCGCCAAATGGGTCTTCGATCCCAGTAAACCGGATGCTATCGCGGAAGCGCTGAAGGTAACCGGAGGCGCAGGCTTTGACCGGGCTATCGAACTGTCCAAGGGATTAGACGGCTTAAGCGTGGCCGTATCCCTTATGAAGATGCCCACCGAGACAGACCGGGGTATCATTGCCGCCTCCTCTGTCTATGACAAGCACGAAATGTGGCCCACCGCTCTTGGCTTTGAGCTGATGTGCCGGTGTCCCGAACTCCATTTCGTTCATCCCGGCTTTATTCCCGATACCGAGGGGCTCATGCGGGAAGCGGTAGAGGCTTACGAAAAGGGTTATGTGCCAAAAGACGGCTTCATTACCCACCGCTTCCGTCCGGAAGAACTTGGGAAGGCCTATGAGATGATGGAAGAGGATGACGAAAGCTATCTGAAAGGCGTTGTCGTCTTCGATTAAAATCGCCAATTTCACTCACTTTGTTCCTCTTATAAAAGGAGCGGTTCACAACTGAACCGCTCCTTTCGTCTTGGTACTAAATCTGGTCTCTGATCGCCTGCATCTCTGATACGATGTCGTCAACGTCCAGAACCATTTCCATCATTCCAACCTGCTCATCATAAACAGCTTCGTCAAACTCTTCCTTGATCTCAGGTTCGCATACATGATATACCGTGAGTCCAAGCTGGACCCCAGTCAATGGACCTGCGAAAGTAGGATCGCCAAGAGTTACGGTCTCTGCCGCAAGACCCGCGGCTTCGCCCTCTGCCGCGCCAAGAACTACAACTAAGTTCTCCGCGCCGTACTCTTCAGCGAATTCTTTTACTCTCTTCTGGTTCTCCAGATCCATTGCGCCTGCGCTCGTTCAGACGAAACATTCCGTGGATGAAAATACAACTTCCGCGCCGGCGGTCTTTACGCACTCTGCGATAGCCGGGCCCGGGATTCCATCACGGTCTCCGATAATTATTGCTTTTTTTCCTTCTAAAATAGCCATAATTATGCTTTTCTCCTTTCTCCTGATTTTATATAGGGGAAATCTATCCCCTTATGATCTAGAAACCACCTTTTCAGATGTGTCTCTCAACCATCCTTTTATAAAGGCGAGAACTCCCGGTAATAGCAATACTGGTAGAAACGCTCGCCCTTCTTCTCATCCATATCAATGGGTGACATCTGAGTGGCAAAAGCGGAGAGCGAGATCCTGGCCCACTCAGGTACTCGTTCAAAATATTCTTCCTCGTCTACGCCGGCCGCTTCAAAGCTATTCGGAATCCCAAGGGCCGCGTTCATTTTTTGGATGTGGACGAACAACTGCTTAAAAAGAGATTCTTCATCTCCAACATACCCCAGTCTGCGGGCAAGCACCGCATATTCCGGCAGCGGTCCTGTGATCCGCATCGCGTGGGACAGCATGATTCCGCAAGTAATCCCATGGGCCAGTCCAAACGCGGGTCCCGGATGGTCATAGGAATGGACAATTCCGGTACAAGAGTTCGTGATCGCGATCCCGGCCATCGTCGCCGCCACATGCAGTTTCTCCCTGGCCTTTTTCCTCGTTTCCTCTTCCATGTTCGGATCAACGGCCGCCGGAAGGTTCTCCAGAATATCCAGCGCCGCCTCTAGCGCGAGAGCTTTCGTAAACACATTCGAATTCTTTGCGATCGATGCCTCCACCGCGTGACAGAGAGCGTCCAGTCCGCCCGCGATCTGAACAGAGCGAGGCAGCCCATCGGTAAGGTCCGCGTCGATAACCGCGTAATGAGGGATCAGCGTATTGGAGAGCATCAATTTTTTTACCCGCGTCTTTGGCTCGACAAAAACAGCGGCGGAAGATGTTTCCGACCCTGTCCCGCTGGTTGTCGGCACCGCCGCCAGCAATGCCTTAGATCCAAGAGGCGGCAGACTATACGGCCGCAGGCTGTCTTCAAACGTAAGCTCCGGATTCTCATAGAAAAGATGAATCCCCTTCGCCACATCCAGAACGCTTCCTCCTCCAACCGCCAGGATCAGATCCGGCTGAAACTGGCATACTTTTTCCAGATTGTCAAAAATATCCCGGATCTCCGGTTCATGGTCGATCGTTGCCAGATACCGGATCTGTGCCTCCTGCCCCTGAAACACTTCCCTGATCCGCGAAAGGACCGATTCATCATATCCAAGGACACCGATCCTCTTCCTTCCCAGCGTCGGCAGAAAAGAGCAGGAGCCCCGGCCGCAGATGATCTTCGGCATGTAGAGCTGCTTAAATCCTTCCATATCACACCTCTTCTTTCGTATACAATTTGGATTCCAAGATACACGCAACTATTTCTACCCTTATATATAGCACCCGCTATAGATGAAGTCAATATCATTAATTATTTTAAATATAGAATATTTTTATCCATTCTATTTTTAGAATCTTATTTTACCCCTCCCCCGGTCCTACTTTTTGTATATTCTGTACACTTTTCTTTCTTTTTAATGACATATATCATCCAAAATATGTAGCAAACGCCAAATTTTAAAATACATTTGTAACATCATTGACAAATTTGTAACCTTGGATTACAGTTTAATCAAAGATAGAAACATTCTATATATAGAATATTTTTAAAGGAGGTATATTTATGAACCCAATGGAACATGTCCGGAAAGAGACTTATCAGCTTTTCATCAACGGCAAACGGGTAACACCGGAAAAACCAGACACTTTCCAGGCGATCAATCCAGTCAACAACGAACCTTTCGCAACCATCTACAAAGCTGGTGAGAAAGAGACAAACATGGCTATCGCGGCGGCCAGGGAGGCTTTCGACCATGGCCCGTGGGGAAAAATGTCCTGTAGAGAGCGTTCCGATCTGCTCTACAAGGCGGCGGAACTCCTCCAGGAGCGGTTAGAAGAGTTTGCGGCGGTAGAGACATTGGAATGCGGCAAACTTTACGGAAGCGCGTACTACTATGACGGAGACAAATCCGTAGATGCGCTCAAATACTTCGCGGGACTGACCCGCTGCATGAAAGGCGAGATCGTACCGATCGACAATGACACCGTTAACCTGGTACAGTGGTATCCTCACGGAGTTGTGGGCGAGATCCTTCCATGGAACGGACCATTCATGATGGGCTGCCAGAAGATCGGCGCCATCCTTGCCGCAGGCAATACCTGTGTTGTAAAACCCTCTTCCTGGGGCTCATTGACCATGCTGATGTTCGCGGAACTGCTTACGGAAGCCGGATTCCCGGATGGAGTTGTCAACGTGGTGACCGGTTCCGGCCGCATCGTTGGAGACGCGCTGGTAAAGAGCGAGGATGTTGACATGGTTGCCATGACCGGCGGAACCGAGACAGGGAAAGCGATCATTGCTTCTTCCAGCGAGACCGTCAAAGACGTGGCTCTGGAACTTGGCGGCAAGAGCCCGAATATCGTTTTCGATGATGTTGACGTCGACGACGTTGTGAAGTGGGCAAAATTCGCGTTTACTCTGAACTCCGGCGAGGTGTGCGTATCCGGTACAAGACTGATCCTTCAGAGAGGCATTTACGAAGAATTCCTGGAAAAGTTAAAGAAAGAATGCGAAAGCGCTGTTCCGGGCGATGGCTTCGATCCTAATGTCACACTGGCTCCATTGATCCACAAAGAGCATTGCGATGAAGTATGGCAGTATATCGAATCCGGAAAGGAACAGGGCGCTCGGCTGATCTGCGGCGGAGAGCATTACACCGATCCGGAACTGGCCAAAGGAAATTTTGTTCCGATCACTGTATTTGCTGACGTAACACCGGATATGAAGATCTTCCAGGAAGAAATCTTTGGGCCAGTACTGTGCGTAACTCCTTTCGATACGGAGGAAGAGGCGATCGAAATCGCCAATGGTACGAAGTTTGGTCTGGCAGGCGGAGTATTTACCAAAGATATGAAGAAAGGACTGCGGGTCGCTCAGGCTGTAAAAGGCGGACAGATCTATGTAAACTCCTACTTCTCCACAGCAATGGTAGAATCTCCGGGAACCGGATGGAAGCAGTCAGGAATCGGCGTTGCCGGGATCAAGAAATACATGATCTCCAAGACCATCTTCCTGAATACCAAGGATGGAAACGTACCATATTAATTGATCCACCGCTCCTCTTAGGACATCAGGGTTTGCTTGATTTTCCTTAAATTGTTATAATGAAATAAAATATCGTCTCCAAAGACGACAGAAAGGAAAAGGATTGCAGCATCCTGGAAAAGAAGGAATGGAAAATCAAAACACAGATAATCTAAATATTGGAATGAGAATCCGAAAGCTGAGGAAGATTCGGGGCATCACTTTAGAAAAGCTGGCCCAGGAGACAGGGATGGGCTACTCCTACCTGTCGGAACTGGAGAACAATAAACACTCCATCTCCATCAACAATCTTCAGAAGCTGGCGGCATACTTTAACGTGAATCTGATCCATTTTCTGGAGCAGGACACCAGGGAAAATGTATTGATCCGCAAGAAGGACCGGAATCATCTGGTAACAGAAGACGGTATCGTCTTCCAGGCAATCTCATCGGAAGAAGCCCAAAATATGCAGATCACATTCATCGAACTTCCCGCGAACACTCCAAAGAAAGGACAGAGACGCATACATAAACACCCGCAGGGGGAGGAATTTATCACGGTCACGGACGGTGAAGCGGTCGTGGTAGTAGAAGAAGAAAAATACGTTCTGAAGGAGGGGGATTCTATAATCTTCCCCTCCAACAAAGAACATGTGATCTATACGGAAGAAAAAGGCGCAAAACTTCTGCTGATAGGCGCGCCTCCATATGCGGACAAGATCACGGAGCAGATTCCTTAAAAAGGGAGCCTGGTCTTGCCCCGCGTCTTCTTAAGATCATTACTGCAAAACCTCCTGGCCCGCGGGTAGACAGGAGGTTTTTATGAGCAACGAATCAAAAGGTTTATCGAAAAAAGCATGTATCATGATGGCCGTTGGCGGCATGGTAGGAAGCTCGATCTTCAGCCTTTCCGGCGTTACCTACAGCATGGCCGGCGCGGCCGCGATCCTGACCTGGTTCCTGGCCGGCGCGATCTTGCTGCTGTACGCGCTGAATATCGCGGAGCTTGCCACTACCTTCCCTAAATCCGGCGGAATCTACGTGTATCCGCACGTGGTGCTGGGAAAAACGGAAAAGGGAAAAGATTTTGCCGGGTGGATGTCCGCTTGGTCCTGGCTGAATGTCAGTGTCTTCGGCACTACTTTCTCCGCCATCTGTGTCAGCACCTACCTTGGAAGCTTCTTCCCGGTAGTCCAGACAAATAAAGCCCTCTCCATCCTGGTGCCGATCGTATGGATCGCGCTGACCTGGTTCTTAAACGCCAGAAGCGCCAACGCCTTTGGAAAAATCCACAATAAGATCACTTACGCGCTGCTGTTTGTCCTGATCGTTTATATCATCCTTGGCCTTGCCAATGGTGACGGCGCAAATATGCAGCCCTTCGTATCCGGCAATATGGGAGGCATGGGAGTGATCGCCGGAATCCCGATTGCCATGCTGGGGTATGGTTCCATCATCGCCGTTGCTTCCTTTGGCGGCGAGATTGAGGATCCAAAGAAGAATATTCCGAAGATCATCGTAACCGCGGTTGTCATGACCATCGTTGTCTACTGCATGATCCTGTTCGCCACCTTCCGGATGGCATCCGTTGATTCTCTTGTAGCGGCCAACGCTCAGTATTTCCCGCTGGCATTCGCTCTTGGAAGCGTTATGACCGGCAAATGGGGATGGGTCGTATCCATCGTTCCTCTGGCGGCTCTGCTGGCGCTGACCACCAATATGAGTATGATGATGCTGGATGCGGGCCGTACCGTTATGGCTACCGCTCAATCAGGATTCCTGCCGAAGAAGCTTGGAGAAGTACATCCAGAGAAGCACACACCTATCGCGGCCCTGTCTGTTGTCGCCGTGATCTGTGTCATCTTGTCACTGGAGCCTGATTTTATCAACATCATTATCAATGCCGGTTCCATCTGTTCCGCTATCACAGTAGCCATCATCTCTGTTACTCTGATGACGCTGCGCAGGAAACAAAAAACAGGAGAGATTACGGAAAAAGGCGAATTTAAAGTTCCGGGAGGCAGTCTGTTCCCAGTCATCACTCTGGTGGTGATCCTGATCACCTTAGTTCTCCTGTACTTTGGAGACGGCGGACAGACCTCTTACTTAGTAGCCATCATATGGTATGTGATCGGACTTGTCATTTTTGCGATCAAAAGCGCAGTATCTAAAAAATAGGAAGGAAAGAAAACTATGTTAAGAGCAGTATATTATATCAACCAGTTCTATGCTGGTATCGGCGGCGAAGAAAAAGCCGATATCGGACTGGAAGTCTATGATGAGAAAAAAGGTCCCGCCGCAGGGATCGAGCCTATGTGGAAAGGTGAGATGGAGGTTGTCAAAGTCCTGATGTGCGGCGATAACTTTATCAACACCGATGACAAATTCCAGGAGATCCTCCC is part of the Lachnospiraceae bacterium KGMB03038 genome and encodes:
- a CDS encoding APC family permease; this encodes MSNNNSNQGGSLGLGTCVAMIAGGMIGSSIFSLSGLTMTSAGPSAILTWAIAAVIMLCYGLICAELSTRFPKSGGVFVFPSKALGKTEKEGALWGWISTWGYINANIVAIAFAAIYVGTYLSVGFPIFANMQIPLALIAVAFITILNCVNFALAGKVNNLLVLALVITMVAYIAISFGSGEWDTSLLTPFFTQGSAGSTGFLAMVPTAMTGYGSIVAMAFMVSEVKNPNRNVPRSVLIAMILVLCLYLGMILATVGLISADFLMENPGMQFIPMFAAAFTKLAAIPWVSKLISISALLALLTTMMTVTSLTSRAIQAAAEKGSLPKKLSETNKSGVPSYATFVVMIPAAIISCFPQFTSTIVSFGALFATVTITINIISLLKARSKFDLPEGAFHAPGGNVLPIFALLLIVICYIPDIIGGGWMIWAYSIAWYIIGIIYYKIRMKNQSAE
- a CDS encoding riboflavin biosynthesis protein RibF, with the translated sequence MNWQIENMENTCVAYGCFDSMHKGHMAVAEKVKETAQEKGLTPVIISCPKPGRVLQTEEEKIYLFQKAGIETVLTFPYEGGGDCTETEFVQKILADKLGAKALVIGEGHAHLGEIQTAAAAAGIDVVLCETQEKDGHPITDEMVKEVFDACKFDEFIELCGHPYIMIGEVEHGKALGRTVGMPTANLSSVEDKIKPLDGVYATVVHVDDELYKSMTNIGKRPSVDSFDYVTIEAFILDFSRDIYGKTLVLEVHQFVRGVQKFANLEEVQKQVQKDIQKVREVLENAVNENN
- a CDS encoding zinc-binding dehydrogenase, which translates into the protein MSTFKVAVLEDVKKIAFHDAEKREPGDKQVLVKVDSCAICTLEQRVYTGVMNRYPFAGGHEAAGVVESVGAKVNGVKAGDKVAIRLLNSCGECYYCRNGHENLCVKSFIAETQECAMGPGGFSEYMMVNAEDVYKMADDIDLSHAALSEPLACCVHSIRNGQVELGDDVVVIGVGIMGALHIQLAKLKGARVIACELDAKRLEVAKKMGADILINSGEVDPVDEIKKLTDGRGADAVFCTVPVAALAKQAVDMTGKIGRTVFYTSFHPDLPIEVSPNKIHSSEQIITGTVNPQKKDFLIATRLLSSKLVDMSALISDKLPLADIEKALEEAVLPDTYRIIVQP
- a CDS encoding glycine/sarcosine/betaine reductase complex selenoprotein A; this translates as MAILEGKKAIIIGDRDGIPGPAIAECVKTAGAEVVFSSTECFVUTSAGAMDLENQKRVKEFAEEYGAENLVVVLGAAEGEAAGLAAETVTLGDPTFAGPLTGVQLGLTVYHVCEPEIKEEFDEAVYDEQVGMMEMVLDVDDIVSEMQAIRDQI
- a CDS encoding sugar-binding transcriptional regulator, yielding MKNINLSEEKLGEYQRVAYYYYKAGLTQEDIAKRMNMSRQRVNRIVSACVDLGIVKITIQDLDKSNLELETELEQKYNLTGVRIVNNIVEDNLVRELGIAAGAYLQSILKKGDIIGVTRGRTTAAMADYWTPSSSLPQDLTVTQLIGNAKESDSHTGVNSIVYRLAEKLGARESLMLAPVIVRSEALKQSILSDPFYQESYSIFKRCTIAVVGIGTAQSQWKHMISLYDRTDMEQSKWTKDVAGEVCTHFFDKNGNEVIPPFGDQIIAIPLEDYQNIPTRIGVAGGLEKTEAIRAALNGNYVNVLITDFQTANELIV
- a CDS encoding zinc-binding dehydrogenase, translating into MTRKVIKMTNARTLEIFEEPIPELGPHDILLKITIAGICRSEMPTYLGEGAMLMKGPLGFSCITDYVPYPASFGHEPTGVVEKVGSQVTRFAPGDRVSGAGGGAFASHIISSEFAPLIKLPESVSEYDCLAEPVMCCCNIVRDITPPEGGFIALVGCGYMGQVCLSLLHAHGVENIAVFDPLPARREKALLLGAKWVFDPSKPDAIAEALKVTGGAGFDRAIELSKGLDGLSVAVSLMKMPTETDRGIIAASSVYDKHEMWPTALGFELMCRCPELHFVHPGFIPDTEGLMREAVEAYEKGYVPKDGFITHRFRPEELGKAYEMMEEDDESYLKGVVVFD
- a CDS encoding aldolase; the protein is MNTTARMNHIFQPDGKTFILAMDHAANFNTLPALQNPKKLVREIASAGADAFLSTVGMAEHLTDSFLGKGIIVRTDGGVSFLGDRSKAMKITVTAEDLARMGADSVITMSFPGSKFENEYLSNLTKLCMDCHKWGIPVLAEALPRGFEPAEDSRTPENLTFACRQSVELGADYVKTNYTGDQESFKNLVEATYKPVVILGGAKKVPVEQLLQEIKDAMEVGGAGVAMGRNIWGHENPVGYTAAIAKLIHEDCSVEAAMKEMNKTFAV